A single genomic interval of Asinibacterium sp. OR53 harbors:
- a CDS encoding glycoside hydrolase family 9 protein — translation MFFDEKTAGIEIIHHGVRTATGGAVRLQNTPEQWDLVPVLSGRKVDKASNTIEATLIYKEFDFTSRLVVTAKDKGVEISVYLDKPLPEKLAGNAGFNMEFLPSAYFGKSYLMDGKPGNFPLYPFSNTQIEPISKKIPQFAGHTTFDDRGRGEFIVPDPLVSGKTIVMAPEDPERGVRIQAKDADLLLFDGRNLGQNGWFIVRSLLPVNKTGKVLTWYLEPNAIPNWKRAPVIAFSQVGYNPSQEKTAVIEMDKNDTPLKAASLFQVTPDGKYVEKLKSEVKVWGQYLRYNYAKFDFSAVKEPGLYFIQYGNQKTNTFSIASNVYENIWHPTLDVWFPVQMDHMEVNEAYRVWHGAPFLDDALQAPVNHVHFDGYSMGPSTQTKYKPLEHIPGLNVGGWFDAGDFDIQTGSHCEAVSSLVDAWEKFRPQRDETFVDYPTRYVDIHRPDGKPDMLQQIEHGTLNMVAQVKNIGHPVRGIVVPNLHQYHHLGDAINETDNLPYNPNLKPYQSDGKSSGTMDDRWAFTERNILLDYSTAASLAAASRVLKGYNDTLSQQCLFYAKQLWDEDETRTDTSHFGVIFGRSVKTAAALQLYITTKEEQYATLFKQAIWQILDRNVSSPGIKQALQAYPYMDDVYKKKLRDYVVKLKALCDEYAKQNPYGVPIALGGWGGSGGVVNFAATNYYANKYFPDIITPEYVYRGLNYIFGCHPYSNISFVSSVGTVSKKITYGNNRANFSFIAGGIVPGILILKPDFPENKEDWPFFWGENEVTVGGCADYIFLGVAAGELATGK, via the coding sequence ATGTTTTTCGATGAAAAAACTGCCGGTATTGAGATCATTCATCATGGCGTGCGAACGGCAACCGGCGGTGCCGTTCGGCTGCAAAATACCCCTGAGCAATGGGATCTGGTTCCGGTGCTGTCTGGCCGAAAAGTAGATAAAGCCAGTAATACGATTGAAGCAACACTGATATATAAAGAGTTTGATTTTACGTCAAGGCTGGTAGTTACCGCAAAAGATAAAGGCGTAGAAATCAGCGTGTATTTGGATAAGCCATTGCCGGAAAAACTCGCAGGCAATGCCGGATTTAATATGGAGTTTTTGCCTTCGGCTTATTTTGGCAAATCGTACTTAATGGATGGTAAGCCGGGTAATTTCCCCTTATATCCCTTCAGCAATACACAGATTGAACCCATTAGTAAAAAGATACCACAGTTCGCCGGTCACACTACATTTGACGACCGGGGCAGGGGCGAATTTATTGTGCCCGATCCTTTGGTAAGCGGTAAAACCATTGTGATGGCGCCGGAAGATCCCGAACGTGGGGTGCGGATTCAAGCAAAAGATGCCGATCTGCTGCTGTTTGATGGCCGAAACCTGGGACAAAACGGATGGTTTATTGTACGTAGTTTACTGCCGGTAAACAAAACCGGAAAAGTATTAACCTGGTACCTCGAGCCAAATGCTATTCCAAACTGGAAACGCGCACCGGTGATAGCATTTTCACAGGTGGGTTATAACCCCAGCCAGGAAAAAACGGCTGTGATTGAAATGGATAAAAATGATACTCCTTTAAAAGCCGCATCTTTATTTCAGGTTACGCCGGATGGCAAATATGTAGAAAAGCTGAAAAGTGAAGTAAAAGTTTGGGGACAATACCTGCGCTATAACTATGCAAAATTCGATTTCAGTGCGGTAAAAGAGCCGGGACTTTATTTCATTCAATATGGCAATCAAAAAACGAATACATTTTCCATTGCTTCCAATGTGTATGAAAATATCTGGCATCCAACATTGGATGTATGGTTCCCTGTGCAGATGGATCATATGGAAGTGAATGAAGCTTATCGGGTATGGCACGGCGCACCCTTCTTAGACGATGCTTTGCAGGCGCCGGTAAATCATGTACACTTCGATGGGTATAGTATGGGTCCGTCTACCCAAACCAAATACAAGCCGCTGGAACATATTCCCGGGCTGAATGTTGGCGGCTGGTTTGATGCCGGCGATTTTGATATTCAAACCGGCTCCCATTGCGAGGCTGTTTCAAGCCTTGTTGATGCCTGGGAAAAATTCAGACCGCAACGAGACGAAACTTTTGTTGATTATCCGACCCGTTATGTAGACATTCACCGGCCTGATGGTAAGCCGGATATGCTGCAACAGATAGAGCATGGCACATTGAATATGGTGGCCCAGGTAAAAAATATCGGGCACCCGGTTAGAGGCATTGTCGTTCCTAATTTGCATCAATACCATCATTTAGGCGATGCGATTAATGAAACCGATAATCTTCCTTACAATCCTAATTTAAAACCATATCAATCCGATGGTAAATCGAGCGGTACAATGGACGACCGGTGGGCATTTACAGAGCGGAACATATTGCTGGATTACAGCACAGCGGCTAGTTTGGCGGCTGCCAGCCGGGTATTGAAAGGGTATAATGATACACTATCCCAACAATGCCTGTTCTATGCAAAGCAACTGTGGGATGAAGACGAGACCAGAACAGATACTTCTCACTTTGGGGTCATATTTGGAAGAAGTGTAAAAACTGCTGCCGCGCTTCAGTTATACATCACCACTAAAGAAGAACAATACGCCACTTTATTCAAACAAGCAATTTGGCAAATACTCGACCGGAATGTTTCATCACCAGGCATCAAGCAAGCCTTGCAGGCTTATCCCTACATGGATGATGTGTATAAAAAGAAATTACGCGACTATGTGGTAAAACTGAAAGCGCTGTGTGATGAATACGCCAAACAAAATCCTTATGGTGTGCCCATTGCTTTAGGAGGATGGGGTGGCAGTGGCGGCGTAGTAAATTTTGCGGCTACTAATTATTATGCAAACAAATACTTCCCCGATATCATCACACCTGAATATGTGTATAGAGGATTAAATTATATTTTTGGCTGTCATCCTTATTCCAACATCTCTTTTGTTTCCTCTGTTGGAACGGTATCAAAGAAAATTACCTACGGCAACAACCGGGCAAATTTCAGTTTTATTGCGGGCGGCATTGTGCCGGGCATATTGATTTTAAAACCGGATTTTCCTGAGAACAAAGAAGATTGGCCTTTTTTCTGGGGAGAGAACGAGGTAACGGTGGGCGGTTGTGCCGACTACATTTTTTTAGGGGTGGCTGCAGGTGAGCTGGCTACGGGTAAATAA
- a CDS encoding sialate O-acetylesterase, whose product MKRNKLLLAAMLLFTATAFSQDKKFYIFLCFGQSNMEGNARPEAQDSIVDNRFRVMEAVNCQHSNREKGKWYTAIPPLCRCNTGLTPADYFGRTLIENLPKSIRVGVINVAVGGCKIELFDKDHYETYVATAPLWMKNVINEYDGNPYARLVEMAKLAQKDGVIKGILLHQGESNTGDTTWPQKVKLVYDNLLHDLNLKPNSIPLLAGEVVNADQGGACASMNKIIATLPSTIPNAYVISSAGYPQNGDKLHFTAAGYRELGKHYGLKMLSLLGYTPKQTK is encoded by the coding sequence ATGAAACGTAACAAACTTCTGCTAGCGGCAATGCTGCTATTCACTGCTACCGCTTTTTCGCAGGATAAAAAATTCTACATCTTCCTCTGTTTCGGCCAGTCGAATATGGAAGGAAATGCCAGGCCGGAAGCACAGGATTCAATCGTTGATAATCGTTTCCGGGTAATGGAAGCAGTGAATTGCCAGCATTCAAACAGGGAGAAAGGAAAGTGGTATACGGCCATTCCTCCTTTGTGCCGTTGTAACACTGGTCTCACACCGGCTGATTATTTTGGAAGAACATTGATTGAAAATCTGCCAAAGAGTATCAGGGTTGGTGTGATCAATGTAGCTGTTGGTGGTTGTAAAATTGAATTGTTCGATAAAGACCATTATGAGACTTATGTTGCAACAGCGCCATTGTGGATGAAGAATGTGATTAACGAATACGACGGCAATCCGTATGCACGCCTTGTTGAAATGGCAAAGCTGGCGCAAAAAGATGGCGTCATCAAAGGCATTCTTCTACACCAGGGGGAATCAAATACAGGTGACACAACCTGGCCACAGAAAGTGAAATTGGTTTACGACAACCTGCTGCATGATTTAAATCTGAAGCCCAACTCAATTCCTTTACTGGCGGGTGAAGTGGTGAATGCCGATCAGGGTGGCGCTTGCGCCAGCATGAACAAAATCATTGCAACATTGCCCAGCACTATTCCAAATGCCTACGTCATTTCATCGGCGGGCTACCCGCAAAATGGGGATAAACTTCATTTCACGGCAGCCGGTTACCGTGAATTGGGAAAACACTATGGCCTGAAAATGCTTTCGCTGCTAGGATATACTCCAAAACAGACCAAATGA
- a CDS encoding alpha/beta hydrolase-fold protein — protein sequence MKKLLLAIILVLSGSLFAHSQTALMHAPQGFDSLRTNIQHGKIDTVGYESKTVGTVRRAIIYTPPGYSKKKKYPVLYLLHGIGGDEKEWLNGGKPQIILDNLYAGGKLEPMIVVMPNGRAMKDDRATGNIMDPDKVQAFATFEKDLLNDLIPFIEKTFPVLGDREHRAIAGLSMGGGQSLNFGLGNLDEFAWVGGFSSAPNTKRPEELVPNPEEAKAKLKLLWISCGDNDGLITFSKRTHDYLYQKGVPHIYYIEPGVHDFKVWKNGLYMFSQLLFKPVNAASFSKYTVLGTPAYTNVRSARYPQILPDNRVVFRVKAPDAQKVQIDLGRKYDMKKDTGGYWVVTTDSVGEGFHYYILLIDGVALTDPASETFYGMGRMASGIEIPFAGGGYYAVKNVPHGDVRIKRYYSAVTNSWRRFFIYTPPGYDVKANDKYPVLYILHGGGEDERGWAEQGRTDLILDNLIAEGKAKPMLVVMMDGNLSSGGLAGFGESSLRLFENELKRVVIPFVENNFRTETDAKNRALAGLSLGGLQTLYAGIKNTQLFSYLGVFSSGWFANQPALVDPQYAFMKDNTATINQNLRSLWVSVGGKEDIAYNNCKIMLQKFDEMGVKYTYSEYHGGHTWPVWRNNFYNFAQVLFK from the coding sequence ATGAAAAAGTTACTGCTTGCGATTATCCTTGTATTGTCGGGTAGCTTATTTGCCCATTCGCAAACTGCTCTCATGCATGCGCCGCAAGGTTTTGATTCGTTGCGTACTAATATTCAGCATGGCAAAATTGACACGGTTGGCTATGAGTCGAAAACAGTTGGTACAGTGCGAAGGGCCATTATCTACACACCTCCTGGGTACTCAAAAAAGAAAAAATATCCGGTGCTGTATTTGTTACATGGTATTGGTGGGGATGAAAAAGAATGGCTCAACGGCGGCAAGCCGCAAATAATTTTGGATAACCTTTATGCAGGGGGCAAGTTGGAACCCATGATTGTGGTGATGCCCAATGGCAGGGCCATGAAAGACGACCGCGCAACGGGCAACATCATGGACCCCGATAAAGTGCAAGCTTTTGCCACGTTTGAAAAAGATTTGCTGAACGATTTAATTCCCTTCATTGAAAAAACTTTTCCTGTTTTAGGAGACCGTGAGCATCGTGCCATTGCAGGCCTGTCGATGGGTGGCGGACAATCATTGAATTTTGGCCTGGGCAATTTGGACGAATTTGCCTGGGTGGGTGGATTCTCTTCTGCGCCAAACACCAAGCGACCGGAAGAATTGGTACCCAATCCCGAAGAAGCAAAAGCGAAGCTAAAGCTGCTTTGGATTTCCTGCGGCGATAATGACGGCTTAATAACTTTTAGCAAACGAACCCACGATTATCTCTATCAAAAAGGAGTGCCGCATATTTATTACATCGAACCGGGGGTACATGATTTTAAGGTTTGGAAAAACGGTTTGTATATGTTCTCGCAGCTCTTGTTTAAGCCGGTAAATGCTGCTTCATTTTCGAAATACACAGTTCTCGGTACACCTGCATACACCAATGTTCGTTCGGCAAGGTACCCGCAAATTTTACCAGACAATCGTGTTGTGTTTCGCGTTAAAGCACCTGATGCACAAAAAGTGCAGATTGATTTAGGCAGGAAGTACGACATGAAAAAAGATACCGGTGGTTATTGGGTAGTGACCACTGATTCTGTTGGCGAAGGTTTTCATTATTATATATTGTTGATTGACGGTGTTGCTCTTACCGACCCGGCCAGTGAAACGTTTTATGGCATGGGCCGGATGGCAAGTGGTATTGAGATACCTTTTGCCGGTGGCGGTTATTACGCGGTAAAAAATGTTCCGCACGGAGATGTACGAATCAAACGTTATTATTCCGCTGTTACGAATTCGTGGCGGCGATTTTTCATTTATACCCCACCGGGTTACGATGTCAAGGCAAATGATAAATATCCCGTGCTATATATTCTACATGGTGGTGGCGAAGATGAAAGGGGGTGGGCTGAACAGGGAAGAACGGATTTAATTTTGGATAACCTGATTGCAGAAGGAAAAGCAAAGCCAATGCTCGTTGTAATGATGGATGGAAACTTGAGCAGCGGGGGATTAGCCGGTTTTGGCGAGTCATCTTTGAGACTATTTGAAAACGAATTGAAGCGAGTCGTTATTCCTTTTGTTGAGAACAACTTCCGTACAGAAACAGATGCAAAAAACAGGGCATTGGCCGGATTGTCGTTGGGTGGATTGCAAACCTTGTATGCAGGTATTAAAAACACACAGCTATTTTCTTATCTCGGTGTTTTCAGTTCGGGATGGTTCGCCAATCAACCAGCCCTTGTTGATCCACAGTATGCCTTTATGAAAGACAATACTGCTACCATTAATCAAAATCTCAGATCGCTTTGGGTGTCAGTAGGCGGCAAAGAAGATATTGCTTATAACAACTGCAAAATCATGCTTCAAAAATTCGATGAAATGGGCGTAAAGTACACGTACAGCGAATATCATGGCGGACATACGTGGCCGGTATGGCGCAACAATTTTTACAATTTTGCGCAAGTGCTTTTCAAATAA
- a CDS encoding endo-1,4-beta-xylanase, producing the protein MNTFKSLLIAIPISLLFGFCTSSGRIIQSKSNATKALKDYYKDYFPIGVAVTPRMLHGEDSALIVTQFNSLTAENAMKMGPIHPRESDYYWKDADSIAAFAKKHSMRLRGHNLCWHAQAPSWMFKNEKGDTVSKEVLLQRLKDHITTVVKRYKDYIYGWDVVNEAIDDRDSVFYRYSAWYKICGEEFIAKAFEYAHAADPKAVLFYNDYNTENPKKREKIYQMVKKLKEAGIPIHGVGLQGHWSINNPSKEELEKSIQMFSSLGLQVQVTELDVSVYAGRQGGQLIQGQRRDTATGFTAAMEEPQREKYKMIFGILRQNKNKITGVTFWNLSDRYTWLDGRGRKNYPLLFDVNRKSKKVYWDVVNF; encoded by the coding sequence ATGAATACATTTAAATCCCTATTAATCGCCATTCCCATTTCTCTCTTGTTTGGCTTTTGCACCAGTAGTGGAAGAATAATACAATCAAAATCCAATGCAACCAAAGCATTGAAAGATTACTACAAAGATTATTTTCCAATAGGCGTTGCGGTTACACCTCGAATGCTGCATGGCGAGGATTCGGCATTAATCGTTACGCAATTCAACAGCCTTACTGCTGAAAACGCCATGAAAATGGGGCCCATTCACCCCAGAGAAAGCGATTACTACTGGAAAGACGCCGACTCGATTGCTGCGTTTGCAAAGAAACACAGCATGCGGTTACGGGGGCACAACTTGTGCTGGCATGCGCAGGCGCCATCCTGGATGTTTAAAAATGAAAAAGGTGATACGGTTTCAAAAGAGGTGTTGCTGCAACGATTGAAAGACCATATTACGACGGTTGTGAAGCGTTACAAAGATTATATATATGGTTGGGATGTGGTGAATGAAGCAATTGATGACAGGGATTCTGTGTTCTATCGTTACTCAGCATGGTATAAAATCTGTGGCGAAGAATTTATCGCCAAAGCATTTGAATATGCCCATGCGGCTGATCCAAAGGCAGTTCTTTTCTATAATGATTACAATACGGAAAACCCGAAAAAAAGAGAAAAGATTTACCAGATGGTAAAAAAATTAAAAGAAGCGGGAATTCCTATCCATGGTGTGGGATTACAAGGCCATTGGTCCATCAACAATCCTTCGAAGGAAGAACTGGAAAAGTCTATCCAAATGTTTTCTTCGCTGGGATTGCAAGTGCAGGTAACAGAGTTAGACGTATCTGTTTATGCAGGCAGGCAGGGTGGGCAATTAATCCAGGGACAACGCAGGGATACCGCTACCGGCTTTACTGCTGCAATGGAAGAACCGCAAAGAGAAAAATACAAAATGATATTTGGCATATTGCGGCAAAACAAAAACAAGATAACCGGAGTAACCTTCTGGAATCTGAGCGACCGTTACACTTGGCTGGATGGCAGGGGAAGAAAAAATTACCCGTTGCTCTTCGATGTGAACCGGAAATCCAAAAAAGTGTATTGGGATGTGGTAAATTTTTAA
- a CDS encoding family 43 glycosylhydrolase, producing MKGKIILTIVGCMCMLQLFAQNPIITHIFTADPAPMVYHDTVFLYTGHDTASVTATNYKMPDWHVFSSTDMVHWKDYGALLSPQTFSWATGDAYAAQCIERNGKFYWYVATFHKKDSNSNGGAAIGVAVSDRPTGPFKDAIGKALIVNEMTTDMKHPWDDIDPTVFIDDDGQAYLFWGNGSCRYIKLKENMIETDGPISTFKPEHYIEGPWVYKRKGLYYLVYASAGTKPEMIEYCTATNITGPWQYRGIIQENVPNSFTTHPGIIDYKGNSYFFYHNGALPTGGSYRRSICVDYMYYNPDGTIQKIIQTTKGVSPVKGALSTGLSTQDKQAHNPVIYADVPDMSMICVGDTYYMSSTTMHLSPGVPIMKSKDLVNWKIVNYAYDTLISNDDMNLVNGKSTYGRGSWASSIRYHNGTYYVSTFAATSGKTHIYSTTNIEKGPWKAVSFAPAYHDHSLFFDDDGKVYLIYGNKKITLLELNADVTGVKQDGIHQVIIENTAQASETIAPSGLGEGSQLFKVNGRYYLFNITWPRGGMRTVVIHRADKITGPYEGKVALQDLGVAQGGLISTPKGEWFAYLFRDYGAVGRIPYLVPVKWEDGWPILSVNGKVPETLDLPPNQSLIPGIVASDEFTRKKGEPALPLVWQWNHNPDNELWSVTARKGYLRLKTGRIDTSFLLARNTLTQRTIGPVCSGSTSLDVSNMKDGDFAGLCLLQKNYAMVGVRVEGNRKSIIMINATGRKPVETQAIPLTQKTVYFKANCDFTNRKDGADFFYSLNGKTWTPIGMQLKMTYTIPHFMGYRFGLFNYATKHAGGFADFDYFHIMDKVSQ from the coding sequence ATGAAAGGAAAAATCATCCTGACAATTGTCGGCTGCATGTGTATGCTGCAATTGTTTGCGCAAAATCCAATCATCACCCACATATTTACTGCCGATCCGGCGCCGATGGTTTATCACGACACAGTGTTCTTGTATACGGGGCACGATACCGCATCCGTAACCGCCACCAATTATAAAATGCCTGACTGGCATGTTTTCTCATCCACTGATATGGTTCATTGGAAAGACTATGGAGCGCTCTTGTCGCCACAGACCTTTTCCTGGGCTACCGGCGATGCCTATGCTGCGCAGTGCATTGAACGGAACGGCAAATTTTATTGGTATGTGGCCACCTTCCATAAAAAGGACAGCAACAGCAATGGTGGTGCTGCAATAGGTGTTGCTGTTTCGGACAGACCAACAGGCCCTTTCAAAGACGCAATCGGCAAGGCATTGATCGTTAACGAAATGACCACCGATATGAAACATCCCTGGGATGATATCGACCCTACTGTTTTTATTGACGATGACGGACAGGCTTATCTCTTTTGGGGTAATGGCAGTTGCAGATACATAAAGCTGAAGGAAAATATGATTGAAACGGATGGCCCAATTTCTACTTTTAAACCCGAGCATTACATTGAAGGTCCTTGGGTGTACAAACGCAAGGGCTTGTATTACCTGGTTTATGCAAGTGCAGGTACTAAACCGGAGATGATTGAATACTGCACGGCCACGAATATTACAGGGCCGTGGCAATACAGAGGCATTATACAGGAAAATGTACCCAATAGTTTTACAACCCATCCGGGCATTATTGATTACAAAGGGAACTCCTATTTCTTTTACCACAACGGGGCACTTCCAACAGGAGGCAGCTACCGCCGATCGATCTGCGTCGATTATATGTATTACAATCCGGACGGAACCATTCAAAAGATCATACAAACAACAAAAGGGGTAAGCCCGGTGAAGGGTGCTCTTTCCACCGGGCTTTCAACACAAGATAAGCAGGCGCACAACCCGGTCATTTATGCCGATGTGCCGGATATGTCGATGATTTGTGTAGGCGATACGTATTACATGAGCAGTACCACCATGCACCTGAGTCCGGGTGTGCCGATCATGAAATCGAAAGATCTTGTCAACTGGAAAATCGTAAACTATGCTTATGACACTTTAATCAGTAATGACGACATGAATCTGGTAAATGGGAAGTCCACTTATGGCAGGGGCTCATGGGCCAGCAGCATTCGTTATCATAACGGCACATATTACGTTTCCACCTTTGCAGCAACAAGTGGTAAAACACATATCTATTCAACAACAAACATTGAAAAGGGACCATGGAAAGCCGTGTCTTTCGCTCCGGCTTACCACGATCATTCTTTGTTCTTTGATGACGATGGAAAAGTTTATCTCATCTACGGCAATAAAAAAATAACACTTCTTGAATTAAACGCAGATGTCACTGGTGTAAAACAAGATGGCATACACCAGGTGATCATTGAAAATACAGCTCAAGCCAGCGAAACTATTGCCCCCAGTGGTTTGGGAGAAGGTTCGCAACTCTTTAAAGTAAACGGCAGGTATTATCTCTTCAACATCACCTGGCCAAGGGGCGGAATGCGCACAGTTGTTATTCATCGTGCGGATAAAATTACCGGCCCTTATGAAGGCAAGGTGGCACTGCAGGATTTGGGTGTAGCGCAGGGAGGTCTTATTAGCACACCCAAAGGCGAGTGGTTTGCCTACCTGTTTCGAGATTACGGCGCTGTGGGCCGTATTCCTTATCTGGTTCCTGTGAAATGGGAAGATGGCTGGCCAATATTGAGCGTCAACGGAAAAGTTCCTGAAACACTTGATCTTCCCCCCAACCAATCCTTGATACCAGGCATTGTTGCGTCAGATGAATTTACCCGGAAAAAAGGGGAACCTGCATTGCCGCTGGTTTGGCAATGGAACCATAATCCGGATAATGAACTTTGGTCTGTTACAGCAAGAAAAGGCTATCTGCGTTTGAAAACCGGGCGGATTGATACATCGTTTCTATTGGCAAGGAACACATTAACACAACGTACCATTGGCCCTGTATGTTCCGGTAGTACATCGCTAGACGTTTCGAATATGAAAGACGGTGACTTTGCAGGATTATGCCTGTTGCAAAAAAATTATGCTATGGTTGGCGTAAGAGTGGAAGGCAATCGTAAATCGATTATTATGATCAACGCAACAGGCAGAAAACCGGTAGAAACGCAGGCTATTCCACTCACACAAAAAACAGTTTACTTTAAAGCCAACTGTGACTTTACGAATAGAAAAGATGGCGCCGATTTCTTTTACAGTCTCAATGGTAAAACCTGGACTCCAATTGGCATGCAATTAAAAATGACGTACACCATTCCGCATTTTATGGGTTACCGTTTTGGATTGTTTAATTATGCTACTAAGCATGCAGGTGGGTTTGCAGATTTCGATTACTTCCATATTATGGATAAGGTTTCTCAATAA
- a CDS encoding glutathione peroxidase, which produces MTWRQSILKALYPLIMLKGKVFGKSQVLYNSSGIQAPVSFYTLETVANDGSLIAFHSFIGKKVLLVNTASDCGYTAQYEELEQLHKQYGDKLVVLGFPANDFKQQEKSDDAAIAAFCKTNYGISFPLMKKSTVIKSSGQNNVFNWLSHSARNGWCNQAPVWNFCKYIIDENGKLLAFFPNTVSPLSKEMLAVLQ; this is translated from the coding sequence ATGACCTGGCGTCAATCCATTTTAAAAGCCCTTTATCCGTTGATCATGCTGAAGGGCAAAGTATTTGGGAAGAGCCAGGTACTGTACAATTCATCCGGCATACAGGCGCCGGTTTCTTTTTATACACTGGAAACTGTTGCCAATGATGGCTCACTCATCGCATTTCATTCCTTCATAGGAAAAAAAGTATTGCTGGTAAATACTGCCAGTGATTGCGGCTATACGGCGCAATACGAAGAGCTGGAACAGTTACATAAACAATACGGAGATAAGCTGGTGGTGCTCGGTTTTCCGGCCAACGATTTCAAACAACAGGAAAAAAGTGATGACGCAGCCATTGCAGCATTCTGCAAGACCAATTACGGCATCAGTTTCCCGCTGATGAAAAAGAGTACTGTGATAAAAAGCAGCGGGCAAAACAACGTATTCAACTGGTTGTCTCATTCAGCCAGGAATGGCTGGTGCAACCAGGCACCCGTGTGGAATTTCTGCAAATACATAATCGATGAGAACGGGAAGCTGTTGGCATTTTTTCCCAATACGGTTTCACCGCTCAGTAAAGAAATGCTGGCAGTATTGCAATAA
- a CDS encoding family 43 glycosylhydrolase: protein MFIIISLMKYYKKCLLLAVLVPVLSGQLLAQNPLIRNMYSADPSARVLGNRVYIYPSHDILAAPGKGRVGWFCMEDYHVFSSDNLTDWTDHGVIVSQNKVPWVKPDSYSMWAPDCIYRNGKYYFYFPSTPKDTVTYGRNFAIGVAIAAKPEGPYIPQSTPIKGVHGIDPNVFIDKDGQAYLYWSAGNIYGAKLKDNMLELASEPVILKELPAKGLKEGPYLFERNGIYYLTFPHVEGKIERLEYSIADNPLGPFKMTGVIMDESPTGCWTNHHSVIAFKNQWYLFYHDRDYSPDFDKARSIRADSLFFNADGTIQKVIRTFRGIGVTNATANIQMDRYSAKSGDAAIDFIDTTNKFIGWKTILDKPNAWIQYNTVDFGKNAAKSVNIRAVSTTGATLVIRTKDASGPVLAEVMIPKGSDWSTVKKSIAAVQPGIKNLVLQLKSEGKVEVDWISFK, encoded by the coding sequence ATGTTCATAATCATCAGTCTAATGAAGTATTATAAGAAATGCTTACTGCTTGCAGTGTTAGTACCTGTTTTATCGGGCCAACTACTTGCACAAAACCCACTTATTCGAAACATGTATTCTGCCGACCCTTCAGCAAGGGTTTTGGGTAACCGGGTCTATATTTATCCTTCGCATGATATTTTAGCCGCGCCGGGTAAAGGAAGGGTAGGATGGTTTTGCATGGAAGATTATCATGTGTTTTCTTCGGATAATCTTACTGATTGGACAGATCACGGTGTAATTGTATCGCAGAACAAGGTACCGTGGGTGAAACCAGACAGCTATAGCATGTGGGCACCCGATTGTATTTACCGGAATGGAAAGTATTATTTCTATTTTCCATCAACACCTAAAGACACTGTTACTTATGGGAGAAACTTTGCCATTGGAGTGGCCATTGCTGCCAAACCCGAGGGCCCATATATTCCGCAGTCAACACCCATCAAAGGCGTTCACGGTATAGACCCCAATGTGTTTATTGATAAAGACGGGCAGGCTTACCTCTATTGGTCTGCAGGTAATATTTACGGAGCAAAGCTGAAAGATAATATGCTGGAGTTGGCTTCAGAACCTGTGATACTGAAAGAACTTCCTGCAAAAGGCTTAAAGGAAGGCCCATACCTGTTTGAAAGAAATGGGATTTATTACCTCACTTTTCCGCATGTGGAAGGTAAAATTGAACGGTTGGAATATTCAATAGCCGACAATCCATTAGGGCCGTTTAAAATGACAGGTGTCATTATGGATGAATCTCCCACAGGTTGCTGGACGAATCATCATTCGGTGATAGCATTCAAAAATCAGTGGTACCTGTTTTATCATGACAGGGATTACTCTCCTGACTTTGATAAAGCGAGATCCATCAGGGCTGACAGTTTGTTTTTTAATGCGGATGGTACGATTCAAAAAGTAATCCGCACTTTCCGTGGGATTGGTGTTACTAATGCAACAGCAAATATTCAAATGGATCGTTACAGCGCTAAAAGCGGTGATGCTGCAATTGATTTTATAGATACAACGAACAAATTTATCGGTTGGAAAACCATTCTTGATAAACCTAATGCATGGATTCAATACAATACCGTTGACTTTGGAAAGAATGCTGCAAAGTCGGTTAACATCAGGGCTGTTTCAACAACAGGCGCGACTTTAGTTATCCGAACAAAAGATGCTTCAGGTCCTGTTCTTGCAGAAGTAATGATACCCAAAGGAAGCGATTGGAGCACCGTAAAAAAATCAATCGCAGCAGTACAGCCCGGCATCAAAAATCTTGTGCTACAATTAAAGAGTGAGGGCAAGGTGGAAGTTGATTGGATTAGCTTTAAATAA